In a genomic window of Epinephelus lanceolatus isolate andai-2023 chromosome 3, ASM4190304v1, whole genome shotgun sequence:
- the LOC117255030 gene encoding dynein regulatory complex subunit 4-like isoform X6 has protein sequence MPPKTKSKKAAKGKSPAVVDGLSTDEMSKDQLEEHIVRLREELDREREERSYFQLERDKIQAFWEISKRSLEETKAKIRNRHREREEAEERHRVEITEYKQKLKHVLFEHQNTISEMKTGRVISTSLIQNQHTQSELKLRREVHGLQVDLREKKLHNENLITELDLVNLAPLLHFVFLVIQLSLIFISCITNLWPFNSQQKHQVELIELRNDYGRRVMEIEAKYDKTMQSMKSTEKKRLEAEADNLRERLQRQAVTLKEDQTNAFKKAEEYFSFHENKLVEDQKSLKMELAKLTKLHAQVKKELSAAEQKNKHLRESLQEAEEKLPELQQQLEEYNQAKDKETRSRARLKVIDKELRDLTMEHEMLLQAFEKVQQERDDLLKKQREAILDMQQKSGLKEMLLEKKLAALTGTVEKTEAQLCTALASSNVDQTAGSSATNKLEEVLESKQVAISALQSDLAGDCKEYDLLLQTCKEKLKAFSVPQYDLPFRPSQQILWGTGPPSNTEPLQVLGVHSPAPPGYLHTQST, from the exons CTGGAGGAGCACATCGTCCGCCTCCGAGAGGAGCTGGACAGAGAGCGGGAGGAGAGGAGCTACTTCCAGCTGGAGAGGGACAAGATCCAGGCCTTCTGGGAAATCTCCAAGAGGAGCCTGGAGGAGACGAAGGCCAAGATCAGGAACAGAcacagggagagggaggaggcagaggagcgCCACCGAGTGGAGATCACT GAGTACAAGCAGAAGCTGAAGCACGTCCTCTTCGAACACCAAAACACCATCTCCGAGATGAAGACGGGCCGCGTCATCTCAACCTCGCTGATCCAGAACCAGCACACACAGTCAGAGCTCAAGCTCCGGAGGGAGGTGCACGGCCTGCAGGTGGACTTAAGAGAGAAGAAGCTCCACAACGAAAACCTCATCACGGAGCTCGACCTGGTGAATCTGGCTCCACTgttacactttgtttttcttgtcattCAGTTGTCTCTTATTTTTATCAGCTGTATCACAAACCTGTGGCCTTTTAATTCTCAACAGAAACACCAGGTGGAGTTAATAGAGCTGAGGAACGACTACGGAAGAAGAGTAATGG AAATTGAGGCGAAATACGACAAGACAATGCAGTCAATGAAGTCAACGGAGAAAAAGAGGCTGGAGGCTGAAGCTGATAACCTCAGGGAAAGACTGCAACGTCAGGCTGTGACTCTGAAAGAAGACCAAACCAACGCTTTCAAAAAGGCTGAGGAGTACTTCTCCTTCCATGAAAACAAACTAGTGGAGGATCAGAAGTCTCTGAAG ATGGAACTTGCAAAGTTGACGAAGTTGCACGCACAAGTCAAGAAAGAGCTTTCAGCAGCCGAGCAGAAGAACAAACATCTGCGAGAGTCGCTGCAGGAAGCCGAAGAGAAGCTGCCCGAGCTCCAACAGCAGCTGGAAGAATACAACCAGGCCAAGGACAAGGAGACG AGGAGTAGAGCTCGACTGAAGGTCATCGATAAGGAGCTGAGAGACCTGACAATGGAGCACGAGATGCTGCTGCAGGCGTTTGAGAAG GTTCAGCAAGAGCGTGACGACCTGCTGAAGAAGCAGAGGGAGGCCATCCTGGACATGCAGCAGAAGAGCGGCCTGAAGGAGATGTTGCTGGAGAAGAAGTTGGCAGCGCTGACGGGAACAGTCGAGAAAACGGAGGCTCAGCTCTGCACCGCACTCGCGTCCTCTAACGTCGACCAAACTGCAGGCAGCAGCGCCACAAACAAACTTGAG GAAGTATTGGAGTCTAAACAGGTCGCCATCAGCGCCTTGCAGAGCGACTTGGCTGGAGACTGTAAG GAGTACGACCTCCTGCTGCAGACCTGTAAGGAGAAGCTGAAGGCGTTCAGTGTCCCTCAGTACGACCTCCCCTTCAGGCCCTCACAGCAGATCCTGTGGGGCACAGGACCCCCCTCCAACACTGAACCCCTCCAGGTGTTAGGTGTTCACTCACCTGCTCCACCTGGATACCTCCACACCCAGAGTACTTga